A window from Candidatus Afararchaeum irisae encodes these proteins:
- a CDS encoding RNA-binding domain-containing protein, translating into MTDVYSATVEVTVPVYPTEVEEKVRDCLLNLFPDADTQTVEKDGVAPREIRATTHSVEGLRQAVEEKYINDAVNSALSETVKGRKIEFDLSKQAACVGRLNIEVGGHELGSLHVEITSKTPYDIIDYIAPVEDEEDGGHETTE; encoded by the coding sequence ATGACAGACGTCTACAGCGCGACGGTCGAGGTCACCGTACCCGTCTATCCGACCGAGGTCGAGGAGAAGGTCAGAGACTGTCTCCTGAATCTGTTTCCCGACGCCGATACACAGACTGTTGAGAAAGACGGGGTCGCCCCGAGGGAGATAAGAGCGACGACACATTCGGTCGAGGGTCTGAGACAAGCCGTCGAGGAGAAGTACATAAACGACGCCGTCAACTCCGCCCTCTCCGAGACTGTTAAGGGGAGAAAGATAGAGTTCGACCTGAGCAAACAGGCGGCGTGTGTCGGACGTCTCAACATAGAAGTAGGCGGACACGAGCTAGGCTCCTTACACGTCGAGATTACGTCGAAGACCCCCTACGACATTATAGATTACATAGCTCCGGTCGAAGACGAGGAGGACGGCGGTCACGAGACCACGGAGTAG
- a CDS encoding stage II sporulation protein M: MRLTDSLRSAYSALSNSTSELLPFYMMTAASSVAARVVPVLGIVASYVVLSSHGRIEDFKSEIEGFNTSTLVSDGELNQTAADSLTQTFSVLVTPESTAVLGVSLVGGVVLFAFVNSVVSAAKINAAYGVLRRSGSPVEDGLRGGASDYLSLFFLFCLEAAVELLLVSVFGGLAAVVPTAAAVLLAPVWLVSALGVHLFFLFAPQAVVVDSEDVFGSLRRNFGFVTSQPVETAVYLIVAVVVYSVSFGLSAVLSLVSATTVATLVVMLGVVPFLDITKTSLYSGETYSRETSVVGVERSVSTRLLDSVRDGLSETAVFVRSHPLLVTVSLGVFVVGLVNGLNAASGIEVVMEPPEESSRLFQNPVGTFFEIGANNWLVGFSQAYSGLAVGVPTLVSLWYNGAVIGGILGVRIGSTAPLGLASLVALLAPHGVLEIPALGVTGGLGLHLGRESWAVLRGRASVGELADEVRRAYSVLVGLLVVFVVASAVESFVTPVVYSVVS; the protein is encoded by the coding sequence ATGCGTCTGACCGACTCCCTGAGGTCGGCTTACTCGGCTCTCTCCAACTCGACTTCCGAGCTACTTCCCTTCTACATGATGACTGCGGCGTCGAGTGTCGCGGCGCGTGTAGTTCCTGTCCTCGGTATCGTGGCGTCTTACGTGGTTCTGTCGTCACACGGACGTATAGAAGACTTCAAGTCGGAAATCGAGGGTTTCAACACATCGACGTTAGTCTCCGACGGCGAGCTAAACCAGACGGCTGCCGACTCTCTGACCCAGACCTTCTCTGTTCTGGTTACACCCGAGTCTACGGCTGTTCTCGGAGTCAGCCTCGTTGGGGGTGTCGTACTCTTCGCTTTCGTCAACTCAGTTGTCTCGGCGGCGAAGATAAACGCGGCTTACGGCGTACTCAGACGGTCGGGGTCGCCCGTCGAGGACGGTCTCAGAGGCGGAGCCTCCGACTACCTCAGTCTCTTTTTCCTCTTCTGTCTCGAAGCCGCCGTAGAGCTTCTCCTAGTCTCCGTCTTCGGCGGCTTGGCGGCTGTCGTCCCGACCGCCGCTGCGGTACTTCTCGCTCCCGTCTGGCTCGTCTCGGCACTCGGGGTTCATCTCTTCTTCTTATTCGCCCCACAGGCGGTAGTCGTCGACTCAGAGGACGTCTTCGGCTCCCTCCGGCGCAACTTCGGCTTCGTCACGTCTCAGCCCGTCGAGACGGCTGTCTATCTCATCGTAGCCGTGGTGGTCTACTCGGTCTCTTTCGGACTCTCGGCGGTTCTGAGCCTCGTCTCGGCGACGACGGTTGCTACTCTCGTGGTAATGCTCGGTGTAGTTCCCTTCCTCGACATCACCAAGACGAGCCTCTACTCGGGTGAGACCTACAGCCGCGAGACATCCGTCGTCGGTGTCGAGAGGTCGGTCTCGACACGTCTCCTCGACTCGGTGAGGGACGGTCTCTCCGAGACGGCGGTCTTCGTGAGGTCGCATCCCCTACTCGTCACCGTCAGCCTCGGTGTATTCGTGGTAGGACTCGTCAACGGCTTAAACGCGGCTTCGGGAATCGAGGTCGTGATGGAGCCACCCGAGGAGTCGTCACGTCTCTTTCAGAACCCCGTAGGAACCTTCTTCGAGATAGGTGCTAACAACTGGCTAGTCGGCTTCTCACAGGCTTACTCGGGTCTCGCTGTCGGCGTCCCGACTCTCGTGAGTCTGTGGTACAACGGCGCGGTGATCGGAGGGATACTCGGTGTCAGGATCGGCTCGACGGCTCCTCTTGGGCTGGCTTCACTCGTAGCCCTTCTGGCTCCCCACGGTGTACTTGAGATACCCGCTCTCGGCGTCACGGGAGGACTTGGACTCCATCTCGGACGTGAGTCGTGGGCTGTACTACGGGGTAGAGCGTCTGTCGGTGAGTTAGCCGACGAGGTCAGGAGAGCCTACTCGGTACTCGTGGGTCTCCTCGTCGTCTTCGTAGTCGCGTCGGCAGTCGAGTCCTTCGTGACTCCCGTCGTCTACTCCGTGGTCTCGTGA